From Bradyrhizobium sp. 4:
CGCTCATGCCGCCGGGGATGACGACGTCGGTGAACAGCAGATCGAACGGCTGGCCGGCCTGGATCAATCCGAGCGCGGCCTTGCCGTCGGGCGCGGCGACGGTCTGGTAGCCGAGGCTCTGGAGCTGCACGGTGACGAAGTTGCGCACCAGCGGGTCATCCTCGACCACGAAAATGGTCTCTGCGCCGCCTTCCGCCTGCGGCGTCGTGGTGGGAGCCACCTCGGCCATGCCTTCGCCCGGCGGCAGATAGAGCTTGATCGTGGTGCCGTGGCCTTCCTCGCTGTAGATCTTGATGTGGCCGCCGGACTGCTTGACGAATCCGTAGACCATGGAAAGGCCGAGGCCGCTTCCCTTGCCGACCTCCTTGGTGGTGAAGAACGGCTCGAACGCCTGCTGCTGCACCTCCGCCGGCATGCCGGTGCCGGTGTCGCTGACGGCGAGCATCACGTAAGGACCGGGCCGTACGTCGGGATTGTTTTGCGCATAGGCCTGGTCGAGCACGACGCGGTGGGCCTCGAGCAGCAGCTTGCCGCCGTTCGGCATGGCGTCACGCGCGTTGATCGCCATGTTGAGCAGGGCATTGGTGAGGCGGGACGGATCGATGTGCGCGGTCATCTGCCCCTGTTCGAGCACGGTCTCGATCTCGATCTGCTCGCCGAGGGTGGGGCGCAGGAGTTTCGCGATGTCGGCGACCGCGGCGTTGATCTCGACGTTGCGCGGCTGCAGCGGCTGCCTGCGTGCGAAGGCGAGCAGATGCTGGATCAGCTCGGCGCAGCGTTCGGCGGCCTCGTCGATCAGGCGCGCCACGCGCTGGAGCTCGGGCTGCTGCTTCAGGCTTGCCACCAGCGTCTCGGTATTGCCGGAGATCACGGTCAGCATGTTGTTGAAGTCGTGCGCGACGCCGCCGGTGAGCTTGCCGATCGCATCCAGCTTCTGCGACTGGTACAATTGCCGCTCGGTCTCGCGCGACATGGTCGCGTCGTGATAGACCAGCACCGCGCCGGAGACGTTGCCTTGCCCGTCCAGCATCGGCCGGCCGCTGATCATGAGATGACGGGGAGCATTGCCGCTGTGCGGGCGGACGATCATCTCCATATTCTCGAACGGCTCGCCGCGCAGCACGCGTGCCGACGGCAGTTCGTCCGGCTTGAGCGGGGTGACGCCGTCGCCGTGAAGCACGTTGGACAGCGCCCGCAGATTGCGCAGGTTCATGCCGGTCCGGTGCAGCAGCATGCGCTCGGCGGCGGGATTGGACAGAAGGACGTTGCCCTCGGCGTCGATGACCAGCACCGCTTCCGCCATGCTGTGGAACGTGCTCTGGAGCACGTTGACCGACAGGCGGAGCTCGTCATGCGCGGTGACCAGATGCTCGGTGCGCTCGGCCACTGCGGTCTCGAGCTGCTGGTTGGCGGCCGTGGTCTCCAATAGCGTGCTCTTGAGTGCGCCCTCGGTGCGCCG
This genomic window contains:
- a CDS encoding CHASE3 domain-containing protein, with product MIPTQRVILGAGLAILLIITAASIGLDVKSRSDAAWVNHTVQVLKKISDLRVLMRSAESAARGYEIYRNPSFSEEFQAVHARIAPALADLKRSVRDTPEHVALLEGTEPLALRRIEIAAEVMRLRAGNDQAGIAALQGKGEGRGLMDTVMGNFDHLSAEEERLLAARSQDSRRTGIVLLGIDVAGALVILLLVVMMMRESRRTEGALKSTLLETTAANQQLETAVAERTEHLVTAHDELRLSVNVLQSTFHSMAEAVLVIDAEGNVLLSNPAAERMLLHRTGMNLRNLRALSNVLHGDGVTPLKPDELPSARVLRGEPFENMEMIVRPHSGNAPRHLMISGRPMLDGQGNVSGAVLVYHDATMSRETERQLYQSQKLDAIGKLTGGVAHDFNNMLTVISGNTETLVASLKQQPELQRVARLIDEAAERCAELIQHLLAFARRQPLQPRNVEINAAVADIAKLLRPTLGEQIEIETVLEQGQMTAHIDPSRLTNALLNMAINARDAMPNGGKLLLEAHRVVLDQAYAQNNPDVRPGPYVMLAVSDTGTGMPAEVQQQAFEPFFTTKEVGKGSGLGLSMVYGFVKQSGGHIKIYSEEGHGTTIKLYLPPGEGMAEVAPTTTPQAEGGAETIFVVEDDPLVRNFVTVQLQSLGYQTVAAPDGKAALGLIQAGQPFDLLFTDVVIPGGMSGRELADKVATIRPGVKVLYTSGYTDNAIVHHGKLDDGVMLLTKPYRRNQLAEMIRKALGGGVAG